The following coding sequences lie in one Haematobia irritans isolate KBUSLIRL chromosome 3, ASM5000362v1, whole genome shotgun sequence genomic window:
- the Zw gene encoding glucose-6-phosphate 1-dehydrogenase Zw isoform X1 translates to MDTLKVDINHNGQDPKNHEETLDRIIKALKSPTMVCEGTHFDGQIPHTFVIFGASGDLAKKKIYPTLWWLYRDNLLPIPTKFCGYARSNLTRDDIRKSCEKYMKVQPHEQQRYEDFWKLNEYVSGSYDGRLGYELLQQQMEAMESKGIANRIFYLALPPSVFNTVTVQVKNICLSKNGWNRVIIEKPFGRDDASSKELSDHLASLFHEDQLYRIDHYLGKEMVQNLMTIRFGNKILGSTWNRENIASVLITFKEPFGTEGRGGYFDQFGIIRDVMQNHLLQILSLVAMEKPVSCHPDDIRDEKVKVLKSINALTLDDMVLGQYVGNPQGTGEATKGYLDDPTVNPDSTTPTYALGVLHINNERWQGVPFILRCGKALNERKAEVRIQYQDVPGDIFEGNTKRNELVIRVQPGEALYFKMMTKSPGITFDIEETELDLTYEHRYRDSYLPDAYERLILDVFCGSQMHFVRSDELREAWRIFTPILHQIEQTKIKPIPYVYGSRGPKEADRKLYESNFKYYGSYKWHGNNWLNKTQ, encoded by the exons GCCAGGACCCAAAGAATCACGAAGAAACCCTTGATCGGATTATCAAAGCTCTTAAATCTCCCACCATGGTGTGTgagggtacacattttgatggtcAAATTCCTCATACATTTGTCATATTTGGGGCCTCTGGAGACTTGGCCAAAAAGAAAATCTATCCAAcattatggtggctatatcgtgATAATTTGCTGCCAATACCAACAAAGTTTTGCGGTTATGCACGTTCGAATTTGACACGAGATGATATACGAAAGTCGTGTGAGAAATACATGAAG gtCCAGCCCCACGAACAGCAACGTTACGAAGACTTTTGGAAATTGAATGAATATGTATCGGGTAGCTACGATGGCCGTTTGGGATATGAACTATTACAGCAACAAATGGAAGCAATGGAAAGCAAAGGAATTGCTAATCGGATATTTTATTTAGCTTTACCACCATCAGTGTTCAATACCGTAACAGTACAAGTGAAGAATATCTGTTTATCAAAAAa TGGATGGAATCGTGTTATCATCGAAAAACCATTTGGACGAGATGATGCTTCTTCCAAAGAGCTCAGTGATCATTTAGCCTCTCTCTTCCATGAAGATCAACTATATCGCATTGATCATTATTTGGGCAAGGAAATGGTACAAAATCTCATGACCATACGTttcggtaataaaattttgggttcCACATGGAATCGAGAGAATATTGCCTCAGTGTTGATAACATTCAAGGAACCATTTGGCACCGAAGGTCGTGGTGGTTACTTCGATCAGTTTGGCATTATACGTGATGTCATGCAAAATCATTTGCTGCAAATTCTTTCGTTGGTCGCCATGGAGAAACCGGTGTCATGCCATCCGGATGACATAAGAGATGAGAAGGTCAAAGTATTAAAGAGCATAAATGCCTTGACTTTGGATGATATGGTATTGGGTCAATATGTGGGTAATCCACAAGGCACTGGTGAGGCAACCAAGGGCTATTTAGATGATCCCACAGTAAATCCCGATTCAACAACGCCCACATATGCTCTGGGCGTTCTACATATCAACAATGAACGCTGGCAAGGGGTGCCATTCATATTGCGCTGTGGCAAAGCTTTGAATGAACGTAAGGCTGAAGTAAGAATACAATACCAAGATGTACCCGGCGATATTTTCGAGGGCAATACGAAACGCAATGAATTGGTTATTCGTGTTCAACCCGGTGAGGCTTTGTATTTCAAGATGATGACCAAATCTCCAGGCATTACATTTGACATTGAAGAGACTGAATTGGATTTGACCTATGAACATCGTTATAGAGATTCCTACTTGCCCGATGCCTATGAGCGTTTGATATTGGATGTATTTTGTGGTTCGCAAATGCATTTTGTACGCTCCGATGAGTTACGAGAAGCTTGGCGTATATTTACTCCCATTCTACATCAAATAGAACAAACTAAAATCAAGCCCATACCCTATGTGTATGGTTCACGTGGTCCCAAGGAGGCTGATCGTAAATTATATGAAAGTAACTTTAAATACTATGGCTCCTATAAATGGCACGGTAATAATTGGCTTAATAAGACACAATAg
- the Zw gene encoding glucose-6-phosphate 1-dehydrogenase Zw isoform X2, producing the protein MVCEGTHFDGQIPHTFVIFGASGDLAKKKIYPTLWWLYRDNLLPIPTKFCGYARSNLTRDDIRKSCEKYMKVQPHEQQRYEDFWKLNEYVSGSYDGRLGYELLQQQMEAMESKGIANRIFYLALPPSVFNTVTVQVKNICLSKNGWNRVIIEKPFGRDDASSKELSDHLASLFHEDQLYRIDHYLGKEMVQNLMTIRFGNKILGSTWNRENIASVLITFKEPFGTEGRGGYFDQFGIIRDVMQNHLLQILSLVAMEKPVSCHPDDIRDEKVKVLKSINALTLDDMVLGQYVGNPQGTGEATKGYLDDPTVNPDSTTPTYALGVLHINNERWQGVPFILRCGKALNERKAEVRIQYQDVPGDIFEGNTKRNELVIRVQPGEALYFKMMTKSPGITFDIEETELDLTYEHRYRDSYLPDAYERLILDVFCGSQMHFVRSDELREAWRIFTPILHQIEQTKIKPIPYVYGSRGPKEADRKLYESNFKYYGSYKWHGNNWLNKTQ; encoded by the exons ATGGTGTGTgagggtacacattttgatggtcAAATTCCTCATACATTTGTCATATTTGGGGCCTCTGGAGACTTGGCCAAAAAGAAAATCTATCCAAcattatggtggctatatcgtgATAATTTGCTGCCAATACCAACAAAGTTTTGCGGTTATGCACGTTCGAATTTGACACGAGATGATATACGAAAGTCGTGTGAGAAATACATGAAG gtCCAGCCCCACGAACAGCAACGTTACGAAGACTTTTGGAAATTGAATGAATATGTATCGGGTAGCTACGATGGCCGTTTGGGATATGAACTATTACAGCAACAAATGGAAGCAATGGAAAGCAAAGGAATTGCTAATCGGATATTTTATTTAGCTTTACCACCATCAGTGTTCAATACCGTAACAGTACAAGTGAAGAATATCTGTTTATCAAAAAa TGGATGGAATCGTGTTATCATCGAAAAACCATTTGGACGAGATGATGCTTCTTCCAAAGAGCTCAGTGATCATTTAGCCTCTCTCTTCCATGAAGATCAACTATATCGCATTGATCATTATTTGGGCAAGGAAATGGTACAAAATCTCATGACCATACGTttcggtaataaaattttgggttcCACATGGAATCGAGAGAATATTGCCTCAGTGTTGATAACATTCAAGGAACCATTTGGCACCGAAGGTCGTGGTGGTTACTTCGATCAGTTTGGCATTATACGTGATGTCATGCAAAATCATTTGCTGCAAATTCTTTCGTTGGTCGCCATGGAGAAACCGGTGTCATGCCATCCGGATGACATAAGAGATGAGAAGGTCAAAGTATTAAAGAGCATAAATGCCTTGACTTTGGATGATATGGTATTGGGTCAATATGTGGGTAATCCACAAGGCACTGGTGAGGCAACCAAGGGCTATTTAGATGATCCCACAGTAAATCCCGATTCAACAACGCCCACATATGCTCTGGGCGTTCTACATATCAACAATGAACGCTGGCAAGGGGTGCCATTCATATTGCGCTGTGGCAAAGCTTTGAATGAACGTAAGGCTGAAGTAAGAATACAATACCAAGATGTACCCGGCGATATTTTCGAGGGCAATACGAAACGCAATGAATTGGTTATTCGTGTTCAACCCGGTGAGGCTTTGTATTTCAAGATGATGACCAAATCTCCAGGCATTACATTTGACATTGAAGAGACTGAATTGGATTTGACCTATGAACATCGTTATAGAGATTCCTACTTGCCCGATGCCTATGAGCGTTTGATATTGGATGTATTTTGTGGTTCGCAAATGCATTTTGTACGCTCCGATGAGTTACGAGAAGCTTGGCGTATATTTACTCCCATTCTACATCAAATAGAACAAACTAAAATCAAGCCCATACCCTATGTGTATGGTTCACGTGGTCCCAAGGAGGCTGATCGTAAATTATATGAAAGTAACTTTAAATACTATGGCTCCTATAAATGGCACGGTAATAATTGGCTTAATAAGACACAATAg